A genomic segment from Triplophysa dalaica isolate WHDGS20190420 chromosome 22, ASM1584641v1, whole genome shotgun sequence encodes:
- the rnft1 gene encoding E3 ubiquitin-protein ligase RNFT1, which produces MKLRAQYDRAAYSESRRERKPRDSLDPMQPEPSPQNGTGLSLTLQPELLARMPGTAISGGPETAEEVRVPIASSTNGRGATSRRPRATDHSHSHSHVHAHDSDGAESDLESGESSSSLSDLRYILRWVKKSLPFLVILCSKLIIQHALGLAVAVGLFTTFMYVNKNIQTQVFLHDRRIKLQCVWLLLFLTSSSLLLFFTFYTQSLYRCLVFANPMIDSQNFWEVLWCIGVTNFIVKFVFMGLKCLILLVPSPLMAYRRRGQWYMLLEEASQVYQMIAPVPLWFRYLVSYDEIESSVGLTLGIILALLYLIMKLLGLYGQWGSLQKTLRAFLSYEVNGTSATSAQCVEAGDICPICQADFKQPRVLLCQHIFCEECISHWFNQEKTCPLCRMVISDKVHKWKDGATSAYLQIY; this is translated from the exons ATGAAACTCCGCGCGCAGTATGACAG AGCAGCATATAGCGAGTCAAGAAGAGAGCGTAAACCGAGGGATTCACTTGATCCGATGCAGCCTGAGCCTAGCCCACAGAACGGGACCGGGCTGTCATTAACCCTGCAGCCGGAGCTGCTCGCCCGTATGCCGGGTACAGCAATATCCGGAGGGCCGGAAACAGCCGAGGAAGTCCGAGTTCCAATCGCCAGCTCGACGAACGGACGAGGTGCGACCTCGCGGAGGCCGAGAGCGACCGATCACAGCCACTCTCATTCTCACGTGCACGCGCACGACTCCGACGGCGCGGAGTCGGACCTGGAATCTGGAGAATCCAGCAGCTCGTTATCAGATCTGCGTTACATTCTGAGATGGGTCAAGAAGAGTCTTCCCTTCTTAGTCATCCTGTGCTCAAAACTGATCATTCAGCACGCCCTGG GTCTGGCTGTTGCTGTCGGCTTGTTTACCACTTTTATGTATGTCAACAAGAACATTCAAACGCAAGTGTTTCTCCAT GATCGAAGGATAAAGCTGCAGTGTGTCTGGCTCTTGTTGTTCCTCACATCCTCCAGTCTTCTCCTGTTCTTCACTTTTTACACTCAGTCACTTTACCGCTG CCTTGTCTTTGCCAACCCGATGATAGATTCCCAAAATTTCTGGGAGGTTTTATGGTGCATCGGTGTGACTAACTTCATTGTGAAGTTTGTCTTCATGGGGCTCAAGTGTCTTATTCTCCTTGTCCCTTCCCCCCTTATGGCGTATCGGCGAAGG GGTCAGTGGTATATGCTTCTAGAAGAAGCGAGTCAGGTGTATCAGATGATTGCTCCTGTCCCGCTCTGGTTCCGCTATCTGGTCAGCTATGATGAAATAGAGTCTTCAGTAGGGTTGACTCTGGGAATCATACTGGCGCTGCTCTACCTCATAATGAAG CTTCTAGGATTGTACGGACAGTGGGGGTCGTTGCAAAAAACGCTACGGGCTTTTCTCAGTTATGAG GTGAACGGAACATCTGCAACTTCAGCTCAATGTGTAGAAGCAGGTGATATCTGCCCAATCTGTCAAGCAGACTTTAAGCAGCCTCGGGTTCTCTTGTGTCAG CACATCTTCTGCGAGGAGTGCATTTCGCATTGGTTTAACCAGGAGAAGACGTGCCCACTCTGCCGCATGGTTATCTCTGACAAGGTGCATAAGTGGAAAGACGGCGCGACATCGGCTTATTTACAGATTTACTGA
- the rps6kb1a gene encoding ribosomal protein S6 kinase beta-1 isoform X1, with protein sequence MAGVFDIDLDPPEENVTDDELVDGAHINEYGDQCNIFECMDDCEKYEVSENNVNQGTEQIRPECFELLRVLGKGGYGKVFQVRKVSGAACGKIFAMKVLKKAMIIRNAKDTAHTKAERSILEEVKHPFIVDLIYAFQTGGKLYLILEYLSGGELFMQLEREGIFMEDTACFYLAEISMALGHLHQKGIIYRDLKPENIMLNNTGHVKLTDFGLCKESIHDGTVTHTFCGTIEYMAPEILMRSGHNRAVDWWSLGGLMYDMLTGAPPFTAENRKKTIDKILKCKLNLPPYLTQEARDLLKKLLKRNASQRLGAGQGDAIDVQVHSFFRHINWDDLLACKVEPPFKPFLRSADDVSQFDSKFTSQTPVDSPDDSTLSESANQVFLGFTYVAPSVLENMKEKFTFEPKSHSPLKLLGSPRTPVSPPFPEVNTPLCRPVADVPMQESSVEQMDISSSVEVSAPLPIKKPLGSTFVKQSYPVLSKRPEHLRINL encoded by the exons ATGGCCGGCGTGTTTGATATCGATCTGGATCCGCCGGAGGAAAATGTCACGGATGATGAGCTTGTTGACGGG GCTCATATAAACGAATACGGAGACCAGTGCAATATATTTGAATG TATGGATGACTGTGAGAAGTATGAGGTCTCAGAAAACAACGTAAATCAAGGCACAGAGCAGATTCGTCCTGAGTGCTTCGAGTTGCTCCGTGTTTTGGGTAAAGGAGGCTATGGAAAG gtttttcaaGTACGCAAGGTTTCTGGGGCAGCTTGTGGAAAGATTTTTGCTATGAAGGTCTTGAAAAAG GCTATGATCATACGGAATGCGAAAGACACGGCTCACACTAAGGCAGAGAGGAGCATCCTGGAGGAGGTTAAGCATCCATTCATTGTGGACCTTATATATGCCTTCCAGACAGGAGGCAAACTTTACCTCATTTTGGAGTATCTTAGCG GTGGAGAGCTGTTCATGCAGCTGGAGAGGGAGGGTATCTTCATGGAGGACACAGCCTG CTTTTACCTAGCAGAAATTTCCATGGCGTTAGGTCACCTCCATCAGAAAGGCATCATCTACAGAGATCTGAAACCAGAGAACATCATGCTGAATAACACCG GTCATGTGAAGTTAACAGACTTCGGACTCTGTAAGGAGTCGATACACGATGGCACAGTCACACACACCTTCTGTGGGACCATAGAGTACAT GGCCCCAGAAATCCTCATGAGAAGCGGTCATAACAGAGCTGTTGACTGGTGGAGTCTGGGGGGCCTGATGTATGATATGCTAACAGGAGCT CCCCCGTTCACCGCTGAGAATCGTAAAAAGACCATCGATAAAATCCTGAAGTGCAAACTTAACCTTCCACCTTACCTCACTCAAGAAGCACGGGACCTTTTGAAAAAG CTGCTAAAGAGAAATGCTTCGCAGAGATTGGGAGCAGGTCAGGGAGATGCTATTGATGTCCAG gtCCACTCCTTCTTCAGACATATAAACTGGGATGATTTACTGGCTTGTAAAGTTGAACCTCCCTTCAAGCCTTTTTTG CGATCAGCAGATGATGTTAGCCAGTTTGACTCAAAGTTCACCAGTCAGACTCCTGTGGACAGTCCCGATGATTCGACACTCAGCGAAAGTGCCAACCAAGTCTTCCTG GGCTTTACGTACGTTGCTCCATCTGTGCTCGAAAACATGAAGGAAAAATTCACTTTCGAGCCAAAATCCCATTCACCTCTCAAGCTTCTGGGAAGCCCGAGAACACCAGTGAG TCCACCCTTTCCTGAAGTCAACACTCCCTTGTGCCGACCGGTCGCTGATGTGCCCATGCAGGAGTCCAGTGTGGAGCAGATGGACATTAGCAGCAGTGTTGAGGTTTCCGCCCCTCTTCCCATCAAAAAACCTTTGGGATCCACCTTCGTGAAACAATCTTACCCTGTGCTCTCCAAGAGACCTGAGCATTTGAGGATCAATTTATGA
- the rps6kb1a gene encoding ribosomal protein S6 kinase beta-1 isoform X2 — MVAPYWAHINEYGDQCNIFECMDDCEKYEVSENNVNQGTEQIRPECFELLRVLGKGGYGKVFQVRKVSGAACGKIFAMKVLKKAMIIRNAKDTAHTKAERSILEEVKHPFIVDLIYAFQTGGKLYLILEYLSGGELFMQLEREGIFMEDTACFYLAEISMALGHLHQKGIIYRDLKPENIMLNNTGHVKLTDFGLCKESIHDGTVTHTFCGTIEYMAPEILMRSGHNRAVDWWSLGGLMYDMLTGAPPFTAENRKKTIDKILKCKLNLPPYLTQEARDLLKKLLKRNASQRLGAGQGDAIDVQVHSFFRHINWDDLLACKVEPPFKPFLRSADDVSQFDSKFTSQTPVDSPDDSTLSESANQVFLGFTYVAPSVLENMKEKFTFEPKSHSPLKLLGSPRTPVSPPFPEVNTPLCRPVADVPMQESSVEQMDISSSVEVSAPLPIKKPLGSTFVKQSYPVLSKRPEHLRINL, encoded by the exons GCTCATATAAACGAATACGGAGACCAGTGCAATATATTTGAATG TATGGATGACTGTGAGAAGTATGAGGTCTCAGAAAACAACGTAAATCAAGGCACAGAGCAGATTCGTCCTGAGTGCTTCGAGTTGCTCCGTGTTTTGGGTAAAGGAGGCTATGGAAAG gtttttcaaGTACGCAAGGTTTCTGGGGCAGCTTGTGGAAAGATTTTTGCTATGAAGGTCTTGAAAAAG GCTATGATCATACGGAATGCGAAAGACACGGCTCACACTAAGGCAGAGAGGAGCATCCTGGAGGAGGTTAAGCATCCATTCATTGTGGACCTTATATATGCCTTCCAGACAGGAGGCAAACTTTACCTCATTTTGGAGTATCTTAGCG GTGGAGAGCTGTTCATGCAGCTGGAGAGGGAGGGTATCTTCATGGAGGACACAGCCTG CTTTTACCTAGCAGAAATTTCCATGGCGTTAGGTCACCTCCATCAGAAAGGCATCATCTACAGAGATCTGAAACCAGAGAACATCATGCTGAATAACACCG GTCATGTGAAGTTAACAGACTTCGGACTCTGTAAGGAGTCGATACACGATGGCACAGTCACACACACCTTCTGTGGGACCATAGAGTACAT GGCCCCAGAAATCCTCATGAGAAGCGGTCATAACAGAGCTGTTGACTGGTGGAGTCTGGGGGGCCTGATGTATGATATGCTAACAGGAGCT CCCCCGTTCACCGCTGAGAATCGTAAAAAGACCATCGATAAAATCCTGAAGTGCAAACTTAACCTTCCACCTTACCTCACTCAAGAAGCACGGGACCTTTTGAAAAAG CTGCTAAAGAGAAATGCTTCGCAGAGATTGGGAGCAGGTCAGGGAGATGCTATTGATGTCCAG gtCCACTCCTTCTTCAGACATATAAACTGGGATGATTTACTGGCTTGTAAAGTTGAACCTCCCTTCAAGCCTTTTTTG CGATCAGCAGATGATGTTAGCCAGTTTGACTCAAAGTTCACCAGTCAGACTCCTGTGGACAGTCCCGATGATTCGACACTCAGCGAAAGTGCCAACCAAGTCTTCCTG GGCTTTACGTACGTTGCTCCATCTGTGCTCGAAAACATGAAGGAAAAATTCACTTTCGAGCCAAAATCCCATTCACCTCTCAAGCTTCTGGGAAGCCCGAGAACACCAGTGAG TCCACCCTTTCCTGAAGTCAACACTCCCTTGTGCCGACCGGTCGCTGATGTGCCCATGCAGGAGTCCAGTGTGGAGCAGATGGACATTAGCAGCAGTGTTGAGGTTTCCGCCCCTCTTCCCATCAAAAAACCTTTGGGATCCACCTTCGTGAAACAATCTTACCCTGTGCTCTCCAAGAGACCTGAGCATTTGAGGATCAATTTATGA